The genomic region AGCGTACGCCGCTGCCAGACGACGCCGCCGACGGTCGAGGTGCCGTCGTCCTCGGTCTTGCCGAGCTCGTCGTTCTGGAACCCGCGGGTGGTCACGTTGGACTGCTCCAGCCCGACGTACTTGCGCTGGTCGGTGACGGTGCCGAGGTGCCAGGTGATCGGGCTCTGCTGCGGCGCCCGGAACTCCACGTTCGTCGCGGTCCAGCCCGGCGGCAGCGGCGACGGGCCGAGGATCCAGGGGGCGACCTTCTTGGCGTCCGCCAGCTGCGCGGTGTACTCGACCGCGCGCACCTTCTCCTCCTTCGGCCGCCAGGTGACCAGCATCAGGAACGCGACCACCAGCAGCGTGACCAGCATCGCCCAGAACATGTTGGTCAGCGTGCGGGCCTTGGCCCGGTTCACCCGGTCCTGGGCGCGGTAGGCGATCGCCTCGGCCCGGGCTCGCGCCCGTTCCTGCGCCGCCGGGTCCAGCGGCGTACGCCGCTGCGCCGCGTCCGCCGGCGGGGAAGCGTTCTCCTCGGGGGCGGTGTCGGGCTGCGTCGGCTCCTGACCAGTCGGGCTCATGGCTCCAGTGTCTCCCGGCCCCGACATCGCTCGATCACCCCCGTCGGCCGTTGGCTACGATCCGTGCCATGAGCGACCCCACCACACCCCCCGCCCATCTCGAGGTCGACGAGCACGCGCCCGACCGGAACCTGGCTCTGGAACTGGTCCGGGTCACCGAGGCGGCCGCGATGGCCGCCGGCCGCTGGGTCGGCCGCGGCGACAAGAACGGGGCGGACGGCGCCGCGGTGAACGCGATGCGCACGCTGATCGGCACCGTCGGGATGAACGGCGTGGTGGTGATCGGCGAGGGCGAGAAGGACAACGCCCCGATGCTCTACAACGGCGAGCGGGTCGGCGCCGGCGACGGCCCGGAGTGCGACGTCGCGGTCGACCCGGTGGACGGCACCACGCTGGTCGCCAAGGGCATGGCCAACGGCATCGCGGTGATGGCGGTCTCGCCGCGCAACACGATGTACGACCCTTCCGCCGTGTTCTACATGGAGAAGCTGGTGGTCGGTCCGGAGGCCGCCGACGTGGTCGACATCCGGTTGCCGGTCGCGGAGAACATCCGCCGGGTGGCCAAGGCGAAGGGCTCCAGCGTCGACGACGTCACCGTGGTGCTGCTCGACCGGCCGCGGCACGAGGAGATCGCCGCGCAGATCCGGGCCACCGGTGCGCGGATCAAGTTCATCAGCGACGGCGACGTCGCCGGCGCGGTCGAGGCGGCCCGGCCGGACACCGGTCTGGACATGCTGGTCGGCATCGGCGGCACTCCGGAGGGCATCATCGCCGCCTGCGCGATGAAGTGCCTCGGCGGCCTGATCCAGGGCCGGCTCTGGCCCCGCGACGACGACGAGCGGCAGCGCGCGGTGGACGCCGGCCACGACCTCGACCGGGTGCTCACCACCGACGACCTGGTCGGCGGTGACGACTGCTTCTTCGTCGCCACCGGCATCACCGACGGCGAGCTGCTGCGCGGCGTCCGGTACGGCGGCTCGACCGCGCGCACCCACTCGCTGGTGATGCGGTCGCGCAGCGGCACGATCCGCAGCATCGAGAGCGTGCACCAGCTCGAGAAGCTGCGCGCGTACTCGACCATCGACTTCGACCACGCCCGATGAGGGTGCTGTGGGCCGGGCCGGCGACGCCGGTGGCGGGGTCATGACCGCGCCCCTGCTAGTCGTCGGCGAGGCGCTGGTGGACATCGTCGGCCACGGCAGGTCGAAGAACGGCGCGAAGGCGACGCCCGGAGGTTCGCCGGCCAACGTCGCGGTCGGGCTGGCCCGGCTCGGCGTACCGACCGAGCTGGTGACCCGGTTCGGCACCGACGCGTACGGCGACCAGCTCGGCGCGCACCTGTTCGGCAACGGCGTCCAGCTGGCTCCCGGCTCGGTGGACCCCGGTTTCCGGACCAGCACGGCGACCGCGACGCTCGACGCGGCCGGCGTGGCGACGTACGAGTTCGACATCAGCTGGGAGCCGCCGAAGCTGACCCTGAACCGGGGTTGCCCGGCGGTGCACACCGGGTCGATCGCGACCGTGCTGGAACCGGGCGCCGCGGCGATCCGCGACTTCCTGGCCGGGCTGGCCGATCGCCCGGTCACGGTCACGCTCGACCCGAACGCGCGCCCGACGATCACGCCCGACGCCGAGAGCACCTGGTCCGCCGTACGGGCGCTGGC from Kribbella flavida DSM 17836 harbors:
- a CDS encoding carbohydrate kinase family protein; this encodes MTAPLLVVGEALVDIVGHGRSKNGAKATPGGSPANVAVGLARLGVPTELVTRFGTDAYGDQLGAHLFGNGVQLAPGSVDPGFRTSTATATLDAAGVATYEFDISWEPPKLTLNRGCPAVHTGSIATVLEPGAAAIRDFLAGLADRPVTVTLDPNARPTITPDAESTWSAVRALAGLSDLVKLSDEDCEFLRPGSSLPEVAAELLTADRTRCVVITRGGEGAIGITRTGQVEVTAPAIEVVDTVGAGDSFMSALLAGLNARGLLGETRLQGLDEEALREVLDYAVKAAAITCTRHGADPPTAAEHPSPWNA
- a CDS encoding DUF4245 domain-containing protein, giving the protein MSPTGQEPTQPDTAPEENASPPADAAQRRTPLDPAAQERARARAEAIAYRAQDRVNRAKARTLTNMFWAMLVTLLVVAFLMLVTWRPKEEKVRAVEYTAQLADAKKVAPWILGPSPLPPGWTATNVEFRAPQQSPITWHLGTVTDQRKYVGLEQSNVTTRGFQNDELGKTEDDGTSTVGGVVWQRRTLLEREGEHALVRVGSGITTIVVGDAGYPALETFAATLR
- the glpX gene encoding class II fructose-bisphosphatase, with product MSDPTTPPAHLEVDEHAPDRNLALELVRVTEAAAMAAGRWVGRGDKNGADGAAVNAMRTLIGTVGMNGVVVIGEGEKDNAPMLYNGERVGAGDGPECDVAVDPVDGTTLVAKGMANGIAVMAVSPRNTMYDPSAVFYMEKLVVGPEAADVVDIRLPVAENIRRVAKAKGSSVDDVTVVLLDRPRHEEIAAQIRATGARIKFISDGDVAGAVEAARPDTGLDMLVGIGGTPEGIIAACAMKCLGGLIQGRLWPRDDDERQRAVDAGHDLDRVLTTDDLVGGDDCFFVATGITDGELLRGVRYGGSTARTHSLVMRSRSGTIRSIESVHQLEKLRAYSTIDFDHAR